The following are from one region of the Aquirufa lenticrescens genome:
- a CDS encoding DUF3467 domain-containing protein → MENPAEENQLNIELPEEMAEGHYVNLALIAHSPSEFVMDFIRILPGLPKAKVKSRVVMTPDHAYRLMQALQENIQKYEEAFGPIMKEGDAAGFQFPMNYNGPIGEA, encoded by the coding sequence ATGGAAAACCCAGCAGAAGAAAATCAACTGAATATCGAACTTCCAGAAGAAATGGCGGAAGGTCATTATGTGAATTTGGCGTTAATTGCGCATAGCCCATCCGAATTTGTGATGGACTTTATTCGCATCCTTCCAGGCTTGCCTAAGGCGAAAGTAAAGTCAAGAGTCGTGATGACTCCAGACCACGCTTACCGCTTAATGCAGGCGTTACAAGAGAATATTCAGAAGTACGAAGAGGCCTTTGGCCCTATTATGAAGGAAGGGGATGCCGCAGGTTTCCAATTCCCCATGAATTATAACGGCCCCATAGGCGAAGCGTAA
- a CDS encoding bifunctional 4-hydroxy-2-oxoglutarate aldolase/2-dehydro-3-deoxy-phosphogluconate aldolase: MARNSADVVYSRLAETPIVPLFFNADQTIAQNVLKACYDGGIRVFEFTNRGEAAPAIFAKLIDFCEKECPDLVLGIGTIYDAKQASEFIEMGADFMLQPFTTASVGEVCAKHNIPWMPGTMTLTEIRNAEILGAKYVKIFPGNVVGPAFVKAIQGPMPKTKIMVTGGVEPNRESLKTWFGAGAAAVGMGSQLFPADLIQKQDYTSISNTIANLIKTYHEL; the protein is encoded by the coding sequence ATGGCTAGAAATTCAGCAGATGTAGTGTACTCTCGATTAGCGGAAACGCCTATCGTTCCTTTATTTTTCAACGCCGATCAAACGATTGCCCAAAACGTTTTGAAAGCCTGCTACGACGGTGGAATTCGCGTATTTGAATTCACGAATCGCGGCGAAGCGGCACCAGCCATCTTTGCGAAACTAATTGACTTTTGCGAGAAAGAATGCCCGGATTTAGTACTCGGAATCGGTACTATTTACGATGCAAAACAGGCGAGTGAATTCATCGAAATGGGCGCTGACTTTATGTTACAACCCTTCACGACGGCTTCCGTAGGAGAAGTTTGTGCGAAACACAATATCCCTTGGATGCCTGGTACGATGACTTTGACGGAGATTCGCAACGCAGAGATTTTAGGTGCGAAATATGTGAAAATCTTCCCAGGCAACGTGGTAGGTCCCGCTTTCGTAAAAGCGATTCAAGGACCAATGCCGAAGACCAAAATCATGGTGACGGGTGGTGTGGAACCAAACCGCGAAAGTTTAAAAACCTGGTTTGGGGCAGGCGCAGCGGCTGTAGGCATGGGCTCTCAATTATTCCCAGCTGATTTAATTCAAAAACAAGACTATACCTCTATATCAAACACGATCGCTAACCTGATCAAAACCTATCACGAACTATAA
- the uxaC gene encoding glucuronate isomerase, translating to MMKAFLDKDFLLQSETAQTLYHQFAAQMPIIDYHNHLIPEQIAEDKQFDNVSQIWLAGDHYKWRAMRAHGVDEKYITGNASDEEKFLKWAETVPYTMRNPLYHWTHLELQRYFGITELLNAESGKRIYDQCNALLRTKAFSVRNLLLKMNVKALCTTDDPIDNLAYHQQIKASGFAIKVLPTFRPDKAMGVDNEIVFVEYVNSVAAAAEMEIHTLVDYKKAIAARHDFFHSVGCRLSDHGLEQIYADDYTEQEIAHIFERLMTGKTINQKEKVQFKSAMLVYFAHLDHAKGWTQQFHLGAIRNNNDRLLGTLGPDTGFDSIGDFEQARPLSKFLNHLDSTNQLAKTILYNLNPRDNELLATMTGNFQDGTIVGKMQFGSGWWFLDQKDGMEKQINALSNMGMLSHFVGMLTDSRSFLSFPRHEYFRRILCNLLGADVENGELPADIAWLGKLVQDISYNNAAGFFNFEN from the coding sequence ATGATGAAAGCGTTTTTAGATAAAGATTTTTTGTTGCAGTCCGAGACGGCGCAAACTTTGTACCATCAATTTGCGGCTCAGATGCCCATTATTGATTACCACAATCACTTGATCCCGGAGCAAATAGCGGAGGACAAGCAATTCGATAATGTTTCCCAAATCTGGCTTGCCGGCGACCACTATAAATGGCGTGCGATGCGCGCACATGGTGTGGATGAAAAATACATCACGGGAAATGCGTCTGACGAAGAGAAATTCTTGAAATGGGCCGAAACAGTGCCCTACACGATGCGTAATCCTTTGTATCACTGGACTCACTTGGAGTTACAGCGTTATTTCGGGATTACCGAATTATTGAATGCCGAGAGTGGAAAACGCATTTACGATCAGTGTAATGCCCTTTTGCGTACGAAGGCGTTTTCTGTGCGCAATTTATTGCTCAAGATGAACGTGAAGGCGCTTTGTACGACGGATGATCCGATCGACAATTTGGCTTACCACCAACAAATCAAGGCGAGTGGATTTGCGATCAAAGTCTTGCCTACGTTCCGTCCGGATAAAGCGATGGGCGTGGATAATGAGATCGTGTTCGTAGAATATGTAAATTCTGTGGCAGCAGCAGCTGAAATGGAGATTCATACCTTAGTCGATTACAAGAAAGCGATTGCGGCGAGACACGATTTTTTCCATTCGGTGGGCTGTCGTTTAAGTGACCACGGATTAGAGCAGATTTACGCTGACGACTATACGGAACAGGAAATCGCACACATTTTTGAGAGATTGATGACCGGCAAAACGATCAATCAGAAAGAGAAAGTGCAGTTTAAATCAGCGATGCTGGTGTATTTTGCGCATTTAGATCATGCCAAAGGTTGGACGCAACAATTTCACCTGGGGGCGATTCGCAATAACAATGATCGTCTTTTAGGAACATTAGGACCTGATACGGGATTTGATTCGATTGGAGATTTTGAGCAGGCACGTCCTTTGTCGAAATTCTTAAATCACTTAGATTCGACGAATCAATTAGCTAAGACCATTTTGTATAATTTAAATCCGCGCGATAATGAATTGTTAGCGACGATGACGGGCAATTTCCAGGATGGAACAATTGTAGGAAAGATGCAATTCGGGTCGGGTTGGTGGTTTTTGGACCAAAAAGACGGCATGGAAAAGCAGATCAACGCCTTATCCAATATGGGAATGTTAAGCCACTTCGTGGGTATGTTAACGGACTCCAGAAGTTTCCTTTCGTTCCCAAGACATGAGTATTTTAGAAGAATCTTGTGTAATTTACTAGGCGCGGACGTAGAAAATGGCGAATTGCCGGCGGATATTGCTTGGTTAGGCAAGTTGGTGCAAGACATTTCGTATAACAACGCGGCAGGATTTTTTAATTTCGAGAATTAA
- a CDS encoding sugar kinase yields MKKVITFGEIMGRLSPAGYGRITQAQSLNITYGGGEANVAGGLAHIGIPAEHVTCFPNNELGKAATGYYRQVGVDMSHTAYKEGRLGLYFVEFGAAMRPSKVTYDRADSAFANLNPADFNWKEIFNGAGWFHWTGITPAISEAATVALTAALKEAKAQGLTISADVNYRKNLWQYGKSVKEVMPDLIAQCDIIVCGKADAEDILDIVPTGAHKSGWHDICVQIKARFPNIKKIINTKRGQISASQNTLSATSFDGSKVIKSDTVEISQIVDRIGGGDAFMAGYIYGNLVYSDEAKSLAFAVAASALKHTIEGDINLSNLDEIETVMGGDITGRLKR; encoded by the coding sequence ATGAAGAAGGTTATCACTTTTGGGGAAATCATGGGTCGTTTAAGCCCAGCGGGCTATGGACGCATTACTCAAGCACAGTCATTGAACATCACCTATGGTGGCGGCGAGGCAAACGTAGCGGGCGGATTAGCCCACATCGGAATCCCGGCGGAACACGTGACTTGTTTCCCAAATAACGAATTAGGCAAAGCGGCCACTGGCTATTACCGCCAAGTGGGTGTGGATATGTCGCATACGGCCTATAAAGAGGGTCGTTTAGGTTTGTATTTCGTGGAGTTTGGGGCAGCGATGCGCCCGAGCAAAGTGACGTATGACCGGGCAGATTCAGCCTTTGCGAATTTGAATCCAGCGGATTTTAATTGGAAAGAAATATTCAATGGTGCGGGTTGGTTCCACTGGACGGGCATTACGCCGGCCATTTCGGAGGCGGCAACGGTAGCTTTAACGGCCGCTTTAAAAGAAGCAAAAGCACAGGGTTTGACGATTTCGGCGGATGTGAATTACCGGAAGAACCTTTGGCAATATGGAAAATCAGTCAAAGAAGTAATGCCTGATTTGATTGCACAATGTGATATTATCGTGTGTGGGAAAGCGGATGCCGAAGATATCTTAGACATCGTACCTACAGGCGCGCACAAGAGCGGCTGGCACGATATCTGTGTTCAGATCAAAGCGCGTTTTCCGAACATCAAGAAGATTATCAATACGAAAAGAGGCCAGATTTCTGCCTCTCAAAATACTTTGTCTGCCACCTCGTTTGATGGCTCGAAAGTGATTAAATCTGACACCGTAGAAATCTCTCAAATCGTCGATCGTATTGGCGGTGGGGATGCTTTTATGGCCGGATACATTTACGGAAACTTAGTTTATAGCGATGAGGCGAAGTCTTTAGCCTTTGCGGTAGCGGCTTCCGCTTTAAAACACACGATCGAAGGGGATATTAATTTATCCAACTTAGACGAAATTGAAACCGTCATGGGTGGCGATATCACCGGACGATTAAAAAGATAA
- a CDS encoding tagaturonate reductase — protein sequence MRLSKKFLESGKLQSSIALQVPSPEIFTYPEKVLQFGTGVLQRGLCDFYIDKANRAGIFKGRVVVVKSTAKGGADAFDEQDGLYTHCIKGIDEGVAKEENIINSSISRTITASKDWDKIIECAKSEEMQIILSNTTEVGITYVANDPIANGCPSSFPAKLLAFLHARFTHFAGSAASGMVIVPTELIINNGDVLKGIVMKLAADHGLSAEFVTWLETANHFCNSLVDRIVPGSPDAATNAEICAQLGYEDSLMIISEVYSLWAIQGGAKVKEVLSFAPADKGVIIAEDIEIYRELKLRLLNGTHTLLCGMSFLLGFRLVKDVMANGYLSKLIMNLMLSELALGIPYKMDFKVADRFGRSVLDRFRNPFINHKLIDITVQYTTKMRMRNVPLLVNYAKNFGKAPELFCMGFAAYLQFMHAVKEEGGKHYGDSNGEAYPIQCDHAPYFYEAWKDFDLKKVLSNTDLWGTDLTAVPGFVEGVTKYI from the coding sequence ATGCGCTTATCTAAAAAATTCCTGGAGTCAGGCAAACTTCAATCTTCTATTGCTTTACAAGTTCCATCGCCGGAGATATTTACGTATCCGGAGAAAGTCCTACAATTTGGGACAGGGGTCTTGCAACGTGGACTTTGCGATTTTTATATCGACAAAGCGAACCGTGCGGGAATTTTCAAGGGTCGCGTGGTAGTCGTAAAATCGACGGCTAAAGGAGGGGCAGATGCATTCGATGAACAAGATGGTTTGTATACGCATTGCATCAAGGGAATAGATGAGGGTGTGGCCAAAGAAGAGAATATCATCAATTCCTCCATCTCTCGTACCATTACCGCTTCAAAAGACTGGGATAAAATCATCGAATGCGCGAAGAGCGAGGAGATGCAAATCATCCTTTCGAATACCACCGAAGTAGGAATCACCTACGTGGCAAACGATCCGATTGCAAATGGTTGCCCTAGTTCTTTTCCTGCTAAATTATTAGCGTTCTTGCATGCGCGTTTCACGCATTTCGCTGGTTCAGCTGCCTCAGGAATGGTCATTGTTCCTACGGAATTAATTATCAACAACGGAGATGTGCTGAAAGGCATTGTCATGAAATTAGCAGCAGACCACGGTTTATCTGCGGAGTTTGTGACTTGGTTAGAAACGGCGAATCACTTCTGTAATTCCTTAGTGGATCGCATCGTTCCGGGCAGTCCGGATGCGGCGACAAATGCAGAGATTTGCGCGCAATTAGGCTATGAAGATTCTTTGATGATCATTTCGGAGGTGTATAGCCTTTGGGCAATTCAGGGAGGGGCCAAAGTAAAAGAAGTGCTATCCTTTGCCCCTGCAGATAAAGGGGTGATTATTGCCGAAGATATCGAGATCTACCGCGAATTGAAATTGCGTTTATTGAATGGAACACACACCTTACTTTGCGGAATGTCCTTTTTGTTAGGTTTCCGTCTCGTAAAAGATGTGATGGCAAACGGCTATTTAAGCAAGTTGATTATGAATTTAATGCTGAGCGAACTAGCGCTGGGCATCCCTTATAAAATGGATTTCAAGGTGGCGGATCGCTTTGGACGTTCTGTGTTAGACCGTTTCCGTAATCCGTTCATTAACCACAAATTGATCGACATTACGGTACAGTACACGACGAAAATGCGGATGCGTAACGTGCCATTGTTAGTTAATTATGCTAAAAACTTTGGTAAGGCTCCTGAACTTTTCTGCATGGGCTTCGCAGCCTACTTGCAATTTATGCACGCGGTGAAAGAGGAAGGTGGAAAACACTATGGTGATAGCAACGGAGAGGCCTACCCTATCCAATGCGACCATGCTCCGTATTTCTACGAGGCTTGGAAAGATTTTGACTTGAAGAAAGTATTATCCAATACGGATCTATGGGGCACAGATTTAACGGCGGTTCCAGGGTTTGTGGAGGGAGTGACAAAGTATATTTAA